In a genomic window of beta proteobacterium MWH-UniP1:
- a CDS encoding complex I NDUFA9 subunit family protein — translation MPLLHADVVIVGGSGFIGRALASTLISRGKSVRVITRKRQQARDLWLLPKLEIIEANPNDEAQLYDAFENADMVVNLVGVLHSKTGKPWGPDFDAAHVKLPARIARCMNRRKIRRLVHISALGAAEHAPSMYLRSKAAGESALRANQNIDLTILRPSVVFGAEDQFMNLFAKLQRFAPVIPLATPHARFQPIAVQDLANAIANCLENPATIGKQYECVGPDVLTLYELVHWAGVYAGCPRPIIPLPDGAAWVQAWLMENLPGKPMMSRDNLASASVPNVAAAPMSPDLGIENPISIHAVAPAYLGKESPRARLSERRAKT, via the coding sequence ATGCCGTTGCTTCATGCTGATGTGGTCATTGTTGGCGGTTCTGGTTTTATTGGTCGCGCCTTGGCGTCGACCTTGATCTCGCGTGGCAAATCGGTGCGCGTGATTACCCGCAAGCGTCAGCAAGCCCGTGATCTATGGTTATTGCCCAAACTAGAAATCATCGAGGCCAACCCCAACGACGAGGCCCAGCTTTACGACGCCTTTGAAAATGCCGACATGGTCGTCAATCTGGTGGGTGTCTTGCACAGCAAGACTGGCAAGCCATGGGGGCCAGATTTTGACGCGGCCCATGTCAAGCTTCCTGCCCGAATCGCACGGTGCATGAACCGGCGCAAAATCCGTCGGCTCGTACACATCAGTGCTCTGGGTGCAGCCGAGCATGCGCCATCAATGTACCTGCGCTCTAAGGCGGCTGGAGAGTCCGCCTTGCGGGCCAATCAAAATATTGATCTGACAATTCTTCGGCCATCAGTGGTCTTTGGGGCAGAAGACCAATTTATGAATCTATTTGCCAAATTGCAACGATTCGCCCCCGTCATTCCATTGGCAACGCCTCATGCAAGGTTTCAGCCAATCGCCGTCCAAGATCTGGCCAACGCCATTGCCAACTGCCTGGAAAACCCGGCCACCATCGGTAAGCAATACGAATGTGTGGGCCCCGATGTCTTGACGCTGTATGAGTTGGTCCACTGGGCAGGCGTTTATGCAGGCTGTCCACGGCCGATTATTCCCTTGCCCGACGGTGCTGCCTGGGTGCAGGCCTGGCTGATGGAAAACCTGCCCGGTAAGCCCATGATGTCCCGGGACAATTTAGCCTCGGCCAGTGTGCCCAACGTTGCGGCCGCTCCGATGTCACCAGACCTTGGCATTGAAAATCCAATCTCGATTCATGCGGTGGCTCCCGCTTATCTGGGCAAAGAGTCACCCCGCGCAAGATTATCCGAGCGTCGTGCAAAAACCTGA
- a CDS encoding transglycosylase SLT domain-containing protein, which yields MLLRHARHTVVQLAVCCFAVLVDASLAHATADRGASEKATAEKNPAAPIVQAKAAFEKGKIPELERIISRHKNHLLAVWPDYWRLKLLLSIPSMDAREMREHTQGFVSRHPEHPLVESAQRDLINALVKRDLWAEAGEVILQLNVTMSGPQIQCTKGRLGLLPAPTPLAQLVIGNEALDTCLGLIDTLATREEITAGYLRQRFRWAAQSSQDSQYNKMAEIFRRHTKAHELGARGPDPLKTELTLGQILRLTRNDSLASQEHFRRHQKELTLEQHDYAAFAVGAALWRRSHPNAWPLMLEGWKSLSQQPDANLQNAAREAIRRSDWARLTTIVAAMSESARAEPTWQYWRAIALKETESADLAREILTGLQDDFGFYGVLARELTGSPVRLPPNSNVKLTANDRQRLDRDQGMERSYALLRAGLRAEAVQEWSAAMRNRSDAELIQAALHARDAGFFDRAIAAADRTRTQHDFHLRFPTPYKDTVLPAAKQAALDPWWVLGLIRQESRFISDIRSSVGASGLMQIMPATGSMLAKNIGMKNTRQLKLTDVNLNVRLGTTYMRQLQDRFGGSALLASAAYNAGPSRAQSWRSALPKKIEGAAFAESIPFPETRDYVKRVLTNAVLYNALHNGGSVPSLRQLLGEVVPGEQPS from the coding sequence TTGTTGCTTCGACACGCACGTCATACCGTTGTTCAATTGGCGGTCTGCTGCTTCGCCGTATTGGTAGATGCCTCTCTGGCCCACGCAACCGCCGATCGAGGGGCCTCTGAAAAAGCGACGGCAGAGAAAAATCCGGCCGCGCCCATTGTTCAAGCGAAGGCCGCTTTCGAGAAGGGCAAAATCCCCGAACTCGAGCGCATCATTTCAAGGCACAAGAATCATCTCTTGGCCGTTTGGCCAGACTATTGGCGACTCAAACTTTTGCTCAGCATTCCCAGTATGGATGCCCGCGAAATGCGTGAACATACCCAAGGGTTTGTCTCCCGGCATCCAGAGCACCCCTTGGTGGAATCGGCCCAGCGTGATCTCATCAATGCCTTGGTGAAGCGCGACCTTTGGGCAGAGGCCGGCGAGGTCATTCTTCAGTTAAATGTCACGATGAGCGGCCCGCAAATTCAGTGCACCAAGGGTCGGCTTGGGCTTTTGCCAGCGCCAACCCCGCTTGCCCAGCTTGTCATTGGCAACGAAGCATTGGATACCTGCCTGGGCCTGATCGACACGTTGGCGACGCGCGAGGAAATTACAGCTGGTTATCTACGCCAACGGTTTCGCTGGGCCGCACAATCGAGCCAAGACAGCCAGTACAACAAAATGGCCGAGATTTTTCGCCGCCATACCAAAGCACATGAGCTCGGCGCCAGGGGGCCTGATCCACTTAAAACCGAGCTCACCCTTGGTCAAATACTTCGATTGACCCGCAATGACAGCCTGGCAAGCCAGGAACATTTTCGGCGTCACCAAAAAGAGCTGACCCTCGAACAACACGATTACGCCGCTTTTGCGGTGGGCGCCGCACTCTGGCGTCGCAGCCATCCCAATGCCTGGCCGCTGATGCTCGAGGGCTGGAAGAGTCTGTCACAACAGCCCGACGCCAATTTACAAAATGCGGCCCGCGAAGCAATTCGGCGAAGCGATTGGGCCAGGCTCACTACGATTGTGGCCGCCATGTCGGAGTCGGCCCGGGCCGAGCCCACTTGGCAATACTGGCGCGCGATTGCACTCAAAGAAACAGAGTCTGCCGATCTGGCCCGAGAAATACTCACAGGCCTACAAGATGACTTCGGCTTTTATGGCGTGTTGGCCCGCGAACTCACGGGCAGCCCTGTGCGGCTGCCACCCAACTCAAACGTGAAACTCACCGCCAATGACCGTCAGCGGCTTGATCGGGATCAGGGCATGGAACGCAGCTATGCCTTGCTGCGTGCGGGGCTTCGGGCCGAGGCTGTCCAAGAGTGGTCGGCAGCAATGCGCAATCGAAGTGATGCTGAACTCATTCAGGCGGCCTTGCATGCCCGAGATGCTGGTTTTTTTGACCGTGCCATTGCGGCAGCTGATCGCACTAGAACTCAGCACGACTTTCATCTGCGGTTTCCAACACCTTACAAAGACACGGTGTTGCCTGCCGCGAAACAGGCTGCCTTGGACCCATGGTGGGTCCTGGGCCTGATCCGACAAGAGTCACGCTTTATTTCAGATATTCGATCTTCTGTGGGTGCCTCAGGACTGATGCAAATCATGCCAGCCACGGGCAGCATGCTTGCAAAAAATATTGGTATGAAAAACACGCGCCAACTCAAACTGACCGATGTGAATCTTAATGTGCGGCTTGGCACCACCTATATGCGTCAGCTTCAAGACCGATTTGGCGGTTCGGCGCTGTTGGCGTCGGCCGCTTATAACGCGGGGCCGTCTCGGGCCCAGTCTTGGCGATCCGCCTTACCAAAAAAGATCGAGGGTGCCGCCTTCGCAGAATCGATTCCCTTCCCGGAAACACGGGACTATGTGAAACGAGTGCTCACCAATGCGGTCTTATACAACGCCCTTCATAATGGAGGGTCTGTGCCGTCGCTTCGGCAGCTGCTTGGCGAGGTTGTGCCAGGCGAGCAGCCAAGTTAA
- a CDS encoding 5-formyltetrahydrofolate cyclo-ligase, with protein sequence MAQILSIEKSPLRQRLLGQREQLSAQKRLAAEKKISDVLSAKAVTQGWLKVAVFLPWRGEPDLMSTWRAWHARGLLLALPVVVARDAPLLMQAWQPGAALIRDAMGLSVPAQAHTLDCDTWLIPCVGVDPQGARLGAGKGFYDRTIAITPSPWPRLVGVCFDHARHDQSFGEAHDIRLDACVTETGWHDFRR encoded by the coding sequence ATGGCACAAATCTTATCGATTGAAAAATCACCGTTGCGTCAGCGTCTGCTCGGCCAGCGTGAGCAGTTGTCGGCGCAAAAGCGGCTGGCCGCCGAAAAGAAAATTTCTGATGTCTTGTCGGCAAAGGCCGTCACCCAAGGGTGGTTAAAGGTCGCGGTGTTTCTGCCATGGCGGGGCGAGCCAGACCTGATGTCGACCTGGCGGGCCTGGCATGCCCGCGGCCTGTTATTGGCCTTGCCGGTGGTGGTGGCACGAGACGCCCCCTTGCTGATGCAGGCCTGGCAGCCGGGGGCGGCACTGATTCGGGATGCTATGGGCTTAAGTGTGCCCGCGCAGGCCCACACATTGGACTGCGACACCTGGCTAATCCCCTGTGTGGGGGTGGACCCCCAAGGAGCACGTCTAGGGGCGGGCAAGGGGTTTTATGACCGCACGATTGCGATCACGCCCAGCCCTTGGCCGCGCTTGGTTGGCGTTTGCTTTGATCATGCCCGGCATGACCAGAGTTTCGGTGAGGCGCATGACATCAGGCTCGATGCCTGCGTTACCGAAACTGGCTGGCACGACTTTAGGCGCTGA
- the metF gene encoding methylenetetrahydrofolate reductase [NAD(P)H]: MQSQAYESVDSGDSADISLSLEFFPPKTPEAADKLRHVAASLKLIQPEYVSVTYGAGGSTREGSLDTVRQMLPIFQDVAPHISCIGATSAQMQELLELYASMGIQRLVALRGDLPSGYGQGGEFQHASDLVRFIRQHHGNQFEIEVAAYPEIHPQAKSAQDDLRFFAEKVAAGADQAITQYFFNSDAYFRFLEDIEKLGVDVPVIPGIMPITNFSQLARFSDACGAEIPRWIRQRLAGFGDDTQSIQAFGQEVITDLCDQLLAGGAPGLHFYTMNRAEPTLSILRDLSLVSA, encoded by the coding sequence ATGCAATCACAAGCTTACGAATCCGTAGATTCAGGCGACAGCGCTGACATCAGCCTGAGCCTGGAGTTCTTTCCCCCGAAAACGCCAGAGGCCGCCGACAAGCTGCGTCACGTCGCGGCCAGCTTAAAGCTGATTCAACCGGAATATGTGTCCGTTACCTATGGTGCAGGCGGCTCAACGCGTGAGGGCTCGCTAGATACGGTTCGGCAGATGCTGCCCATATTCCAAGATGTGGCGCCACATATTTCTTGTATCGGCGCAACGAGTGCCCAGATGCAAGAGCTGCTCGAACTCTATGCATCGATGGGCATTCAACGGTTGGTGGCACTGCGCGGCGATCTGCCTTCGGGCTATGGCCAGGGGGGCGAGTTTCAGCATGCCAGCGATCTGGTCCGGTTTATTCGCCAGCATCACGGCAATCAGTTTGAAATTGAAGTGGCCGCCTACCCAGAGATTCATCCGCAGGCCAAGAGTGCCCAGGATGACCTTCGGTTTTTTGCAGAAAAAGTTGCCGCAGGTGCAGATCAGGCCATTACCCAATACTTTTTTAATTCCGATGCCTACTTCCGGTTTTTAGAAGACATTGAGAAATTAGGCGTTGATGTTCCTGTTATTCCCGGCATCATGCCGATTACCAACTTTTCGCAACTGGCCCGTTTTTCCGATGCCTGTGGCGCGGAAATTCCACGTTGGATTCGGCAGCGTTTGGCCGGCTTTGGTGATGACACCCAATCTATCCAGGCCTTTGGCCAGGAAGTGATAACAGACCTGTGTGATCAGTTACTCGCTGGTGGTGCACCGGGCCTGCATTTCTACACCATGAACCGCGCAGAACCGACGCTATCGATTCTGCGGGACTTGAGCCTGGTCAGCGCCTAA
- the ahcY gene encoding adenosylhomocysteinase, whose product MSAVLKPVDAHGQPDFKVADLSLADWGRKEIRIAETEMPGLMAIREEYAAKKPLKGARITGSLHMTIQTAVLIETLVDLGAQVRWASCNIFSTQDHAAAAIAVAGVPVYAYKGESLEEYWEYTHRIFDWSDGQPSNMILDDGGDATLLLHLGTEAAKNPSVLSSPNSEEETCLFNSIKKQLAKDPGFYERNLKAVIGVTEETTTGVHRLKEMSAKGTLAFRAINVNDSVTKSKFDNLYGCRESLVDAIKRATDVMIAGKVAVVAGYGDVGKGSAQALRALSAQVWVTESDPICALQAAMEGYRVVTMDYAADKADIFVTATGNKNVITYEHMAKMKDQSIVCNIGHFDNEIDVASLSKCKWEEIKPQVDHVIFPDGKRIILLAQGRLVNLGCGTGHPSYVMSSSFANQVIAQIELFTHKDYYESGKVYVLPKHLDEKVARLQLKKLGAQLTELTPEQARYIGVPVEGPYKPDTYRY is encoded by the coding sequence ATGAGCGCTGTATTGAAACCTGTAGATGCACATGGCCAGCCCGACTTCAAAGTGGCTGACCTGTCTTTGGCCGACTGGGGCCGCAAAGAAATCCGTATTGCTGAAACCGAAATGCCAGGCCTGATGGCGATTCGGGAAGAGTACGCTGCCAAAAAACCACTGAAGGGCGCACGTATCACTGGCTCCCTGCACATGACCATTCAAACGGCCGTGCTGATCGAAACGCTGGTGGATCTGGGAGCACAAGTCCGTTGGGCGTCATGCAACATCTTCTCGACTCAAGACCACGCTGCCGCTGCCATTGCAGTAGCAGGCGTTCCCGTCTATGCCTATAAAGGCGAATCTCTGGAAGAGTATTGGGAATACACCCATCGTATTTTTGATTGGTCCGATGGCCAGCCATCCAACATGATTCTGGATGACGGCGGCGATGCCACCCTGTTGTTGCACCTTGGCACTGAAGCCGCAAAGAATCCTTCCGTGCTGTCTTCGCCCAATAGCGAAGAAGAGACTTGTCTTTTTAACTCGATCAAAAAACAACTCGCCAAAGACCCTGGCTTTTATGAGCGCAATTTGAAAGCTGTGATCGGCGTGACTGAAGAGACCACCACGGGGGTACATCGACTCAAGGAAATGTCCGCCAAAGGCACACTGGCATTTCGCGCCATCAACGTGAACGATTCCGTCACCAAGAGCAAATTCGACAACCTGTATGGCTGCCGCGAGTCTTTGGTAGATGCGATCAAGCGCGCGACCGACGTGATGATCGCCGGCAAGGTGGCGGTGGTCGCGGGCTATGGTGATGTGGGCAAGGGCTCTGCACAGGCATTGCGTGCGCTGTCTGCCCAGGTCTGGGTGACCGAATCGGACCCGATCTGTGCACTACAAGCCGCCATGGAAGGCTATCGCGTAGTGACCATGGATTACGCTGCAGACAAGGCTGATATTTTTGTGACTGCCACCGGCAACAAAAATGTGATCACCTATGAGCACATGGCCAAGATGAAAGACCAGTCGATTGTCTGCAATATTGGCCACTTCGATAACGAGATTGACGTGGCATCACTTTCCAAGTGCAAGTGGGAAGAGATCAAGCCCCAGGTCGATCACGTGATCTTCCCAGACGGCAAGCGCATCATCCTGCTCGCCCAGGGCCGTCTGGTGAACTTGGGTTGTGGCACCGGCCACCCCAGCTATGTGATGAGCTCTTCGTTTGCCAACCAAGTGATTGCGCAGATTGAGCTCTTTACCCACAAGGACTACTACGAGAGCGGCAAGGTCTATGTGCTGCCCAAGCACCTGGATGAAAAAGTAGCACGCCTGCAGCTGAAAAAACTTGGTGCACAGCTCACCGAGCTCACGCCCGAACAGGCCCGCTACATTGGCGTTCCGGTCGAGGGCCCTTATAAGCCTGACACCTATCGTTATTAA